In the genome of Acidimicrobiia bacterium, one region contains:
- a CDS encoding carboxylate-amine ligase: MPPRPAFTVGIEEEYLLVDPVTRDLVRDPGDAVMDACREILGQQVTPEFLKAQVEVGTRVCATVPEARSDLARLRGELIGVAEAHGMRLIAASTHPFADWAEQEVTEKERYLMLAKDLQVVARRLVICGMHVHVGIEDPELRIDLMNGVSYFLPHLLALSTSSPFWHGLESGLKSYRISVFRSLPRTGLPEHFSSWAEYQRHLDVLVGAGLMDDATKLWWDVRPSARYETLEMRIADVCTRLDDGITVAALYQSILAMLYGLRRRNQRWRNYAPMLVSENVWRAQRYGTEAELMDFGRGMLVPFADLIDELVELVGEEAEALGCLAEVEGARDIVGTGTSADRQVATYRSALGGGASDREALQAVVDELIVDTATGI; encoded by the coding sequence ATGCCGCCGCGTCCCGCCTTCACCGTGGGCATCGAGGAGGAGTACCTGCTGGTCGACCCGGTCACGCGCGATCTGGTGCGCGATCCGGGCGACGCGGTGATGGACGCCTGTCGCGAGATCCTCGGCCAGCAGGTGACCCCCGAGTTCCTCAAGGCGCAGGTGGAGGTGGGGACCCGGGTGTGCGCCACCGTTCCCGAGGCGCGAAGCGACCTGGCGCGGCTGCGAGGCGAGCTGATCGGTGTCGCCGAGGCTCACGGGATGCGGCTCATCGCCGCCTCGACGCATCCCTTCGCCGATTGGGCCGAGCAGGAGGTGACCGAGAAGGAGCGGTACCTGATGCTGGCCAAGGACCTCCAGGTGGTCGCCCGCCGCCTTGTGATCTGCGGGATGCACGTCCACGTGGGGATCGAGGACCCCGAGCTGCGGATCGACCTGATGAACGGCGTCTCCTACTTCCTTCCCCACCTGCTGGCACTGAGCACGTCGTCTCCGTTCTGGCACGGCCTGGAGAGCGGACTCAAGTCGTACCGGATCTCGGTGTTCCGCTCCCTGCCCCGAACCGGGCTACCGGAGCACTTCTCGTCCTGGGCCGAGTACCAACGCCACCTGGATGTCCTGGTGGGGGCGGGTCTGATGGATGACGCCACCAAGCTGTGGTGGGATGTCCGCCCCTCGGCCCGCTACGAGACGCTGGAGATGCGGATCGCCGACGTGTGCACCCGGCTCGACGACGGCATCACCGTCGCCGCCCTCTACCAGTCGATCCTGGCCATGCTCTACGGCCTGCGCCGGCGCAACCAGCGGTGGCGCAACTACGCCCCGATGCTGGTTTCCGAGAACGTGTGGAGGGCACAACGGTACGGCACCGAGGCCGAGCTGATGGACTTCGGTCGAGGGATGTTGGTCCCGTTCGCCGACCTGATCGACGAGCTGGTGGAATTGGTCGGGGAGGAGGCCGAGGCCCTGGGATGCCTGGCCGAGGTGGAGGGCGCCCGGGACATCGTCGGTACCGGCACCAGCGCCGACCGACAGGTGGCCACATATCGCAGCGCTCTCGGCGGTGGCGCGTCGGACCGGGAGGCACTGCAGGCGGTGGTGGACGAGCTGATCGTGGACACCGCCACCGGGATCTGA
- a CDS encoding methyltransferase domain-containing protein, which translates to MSGSPSSDWDPDGYLRFGGARFRASLDLVDRLVGSPPGVVWDLGCGTGEITEALARRFPAARVLGIDSSPEMLSRARERQGVEWVQGDIRTWDPDGPVDLIFSSAALHWLPGHAGLFPRLFSRLSPGGRLAVQMPRNFAQPSHTLLAETARGARWADRLSHLGRQAPVASPDWYHDLLRPLASVLDVWETTYLQALTGDDPVAAWTRSTAARPYLEALGSDAEAFMEEYSARLRMAYPPRPDGVTLFPFTRLFVIAGA; encoded by the coding sequence CTGAGCGGAAGCCCCAGCAGCGACTGGGATCCGGACGGCTACCTCCGCTTCGGCGGGGCACGGTTCCGTGCCTCCCTCGATCTGGTCGATCGCCTCGTCGGCTCACCGCCCGGCGTCGTGTGGGACCTGGGATGCGGCACCGGGGAGATCACAGAGGCTCTCGCCAGACGCTTTCCGGCTGCTCGGGTGCTCGGAATCGATTCGTCACCGGAGATGCTCTCGCGAGCGCGTGAGCGGCAGGGAGTGGAGTGGGTACAGGGCGACATCCGGACCTGGGACCCCGATGGACCGGTCGATCTGATCTTCTCCAGCGCCGCACTCCATTGGTTGCCCGGTCACGCCGGGCTGTTCCCCCGGCTGTTCTCGAGACTCTCGCCAGGCGGAAGGTTGGCGGTTCAGATGCCCCGCAACTTCGCCCAGCCGTCCCACACGCTTCTGGCAGAGACGGCCCGGGGCGCCAGGTGGGCGGATCGCCTCTCTCACCTTGGCCGGCAGGCACCGGTGGCGTCACCCGACTGGTACCACGACCTGCTGCGGCCCCTGGCCTCTGTCCTCGACGTCTGGGAGACCACCTACCTGCAGGCGCTCACCGGTGACGACCCGGTGGCGGCCTGGACCCGGTCCACCGCGGCGCGCCCTTACCTGGAGGCACTGGGCAGCGACGCCGAGGCGTTCATGGAGGAGTACTCGGCTCGGCTCCGCATGGCCTACCCACCACGCCCCGACGGGGTGACGCTCTTCCCCTTCACCCGCCTCTTCGTCATCGCCGGGGCCTAG
- a CDS encoding nitroreductase family protein — protein MDPETYDRILSLRVTREFQERPLTGDELDAILEAGRWTGSSKNVQGWVFVVIEGQRSLDSVAEAGRFTDPVRNSAATIALVRTAAGNDFDIGRAAQNMMLAADTMGIGSCPITLHDAETAGRVLALGSDEECRWVIAFGFPDRQREAESRERRRASGMAGRRAREEVFRRLADQDGQPRST, from the coding sequence ATGGACCCCGAAACCTACGATCGAATCCTCTCGCTGCGAGTGACGCGGGAGTTTCAGGAGCGTCCCCTCACCGGGGACGAACTGGACGCCATCCTCGAGGCAGGCCGGTGGACCGGATCATCGAAGAACGTCCAGGGATGGGTGTTCGTGGTGATCGAAGGGCAGCGGAGCCTGGACTCCGTCGCCGAAGCCGGCAGGTTCACCGATCCGGTTCGGAACTCGGCGGCGACCATCGCCTTGGTTCGCACCGCCGCAGGAAACGACTTCGACATCGGGCGGGCGGCGCAGAACATGATGCTGGCGGCCGACACCATGGGGATCGGCTCGTGCCCGATCACTCTCCACGATGCCGAGACGGCCGGCCGAGTCCTCGCGCTCGGTTCCGACGAGGAGTGCCGCTGGGTGATCGCCTTCGGATTCCCCGACCGACAAAGGGAGGCGGAGTCCAGGGAACGGCGACGTGCCTCGGGAATGGCCGGCCGCAGGGCGCGTGAAGAAGTGTTTCGCCGGCTCGCCGACCAAGACGGTCAGCCTCGCAGCACCTGA
- a CDS encoding XdhC family protein, with product MTDPLSAAARLAAEGLTGVLATVLGGDAIGIRTLFDDSGERLAGNLPSGMEDGLRRRVAEAAASRRSMLALVNGVEVFFEVVAPPPTLRIFGAGPIAEALCRMAAVAGYRVVVGDPRPTHARPDRFPDADAVDVGWPADLLERRPLEGGCFVVSLLHAARFEDSLLPAVLGADPRYVGVLGSRSTHRERLERLLASGCAEADLVRLHGPVGLAIGAVTPGEIAVAILAEMVQVLRG from the coding sequence GTGACCGATCCCCTTTCCGCCGCCGCCCGCCTTGCCGCCGAAGGGCTCACCGGAGTTCTTGCGACCGTCCTCGGCGGCGATGCCATCGGCATCCGAACGCTGTTCGACGACTCTGGAGAACGACTCGCCGGCAATCTTCCATCGGGGATGGAGGACGGTCTGCGCCGCCGGGTTGCAGAGGCGGCGGCCTCTCGCCGTTCGATGCTTGCCTTGGTGAACGGGGTGGAGGTGTTCTTCGAGGTGGTGGCGCCACCGCCGACGCTGCGGATCTTCGGGGCGGGACCGATTGCAGAGGCGTTGTGCCGGATGGCCGCCGTTGCCGGTTATCGGGTCGTCGTCGGCGATCCCCGGCCGACCCATGCCCGCCCCGATCGCTTTCCCGACGCCGACGCCGTGGATGTCGGGTGGCCCGCCGACCTCCTGGAGCGGCGGCCGCTGGAGGGGGGATGCTTCGTGGTCTCCCTGCTTCACGCCGCCCGGTTCGAGGACTCGCTGCTCCCGGCGGTACTCGGCGCCGATCCGCGCTACGTGGGGGTGCTCGGGTCGCGTTCTACCCACCGGGAGCGTCTGGAGCGTCTTCTGGCGTCCGGCTGTGCCGAGGCCGACCTCGTCAGGCTCCACGGCCCGGTCGGCCTGGCGATCGGGGCGGTGACGCCGGGTGAGATCGCGGTGGCGATCCTCGCCGAGATGGTTCAGGTGCTGCGAGGCTGA
- a CDS encoding TldD/PmbA family protein encodes MFDPATAAVEAALAAGATYADARFVEARAENIEVLNGNVEGLDRIESVGVGVRAMFGSSWGFFGTHDLSAEGLRSAGHRAAEIAKASAAVPGPLFELADVPVVEASYETPHQEPPLEVPLSEKVDLLVTVTEEMAAVDRIRLARASFGAWDTHKWFVSSQGHRIHQHLVECGGGFDATAIGESETQRRSYPQSFGQYETGGYETVRKWEYAANAGRIAEEAAALLDAEQCPEGEMTIILEASQLALQIHESVGHAIELDRILGWEAAFAGTSHLRLEELGRHRYGSDLMNITADATLPGALGTFGFDDEGTPAQRVPIVDAGLWVGVLSGRDSAAIAGLPPGGMVRADGYDRLPMVRMTNVGLLPGASSVEEMIAETRRGVLMSTNRSWSIDDKRLNFQFGCEIGWEIVDGRLGRMIKNPTYTGITPRFWAQLDMLGGAAEWVHWGTPNCGKGQPMQVAHTGHSASPGRFAEVRVGVRG; translated from the coding sequence ATGTTCGACCCGGCAACAGCAGCAGTGGAGGCGGCCCTGGCCGCAGGTGCCACCTACGCCGACGCCCGCTTCGTGGAGGCCAGGGCGGAGAACATCGAGGTGCTCAACGGCAACGTGGAGGGCCTGGATCGCATCGAGTCGGTCGGCGTGGGCGTACGCGCCATGTTCGGATCATCCTGGGGCTTCTTCGGGACCCACGACCTGTCGGCAGAGGGCCTGCGTTCGGCAGGACATCGCGCCGCCGAGATCGCCAAGGCCTCGGCCGCCGTGCCCGGACCGCTGTTTGAGCTGGCCGACGTGCCGGTGGTGGAGGCCTCCTACGAGACCCCGCACCAGGAACCGCCGCTCGAGGTGCCGCTCTCCGAGAAGGTGGATCTGCTGGTGACGGTCACCGAGGAGATGGCGGCCGTCGACCGGATCCGCCTCGCCCGAGCGTCGTTCGGGGCGTGGGACACCCACAAGTGGTTCGTGTCCTCCCAGGGCCACCGCATCCACCAGCACCTCGTGGAGTGTGGCGGCGGATTCGACGCCACCGCCATCGGCGAGTCGGAGACCCAGCGCCGCTCCTACCCGCAGTCGTTCGGCCAGTACGAGACCGGCGGGTACGAGACGGTGCGCAAGTGGGAGTACGCCGCCAACGCCGGCCGCATCGCCGAGGAGGCAGCAGCCCTCCTCGACGCCGAGCAGTGCCCCGAAGGGGAGATGACCATCATCCTCGAGGCCAGCCAGCTGGCCCTGCAGATCCACGAGTCGGTGGGCCACGCCATCGAGCTGGATCGGATACTCGGATGGGAGGCGGCCTTCGCCGGGACCTCGCACCTACGCCTCGAAGAGCTGGGCCGTCACCGCTACGGGTCCGACCTGATGAACATCACCGCCGACGCCACCCTTCCCGGGGCGTTGGGGACCTTCGGGTTCGACGACGAGGGGACCCCGGCGCAACGGGTGCCCATCGTCGACGCCGGGCTGTGGGTGGGGGTGCTCTCCGGGCGCGACTCGGCGGCCATCGCCGGACTCCCGCCGGGAGGGATGGTGCGAGCCGACGGCTACGACCGGCTGCCGATGGTGCGGATGACCAACGTCGGGTTGCTCCCGGGGGCCTCGTCGGTCGAGGAGATGATCGCCGAGACCCGGCGGGGGGTGCTCATGTCCACCAACCGCTCGTGGTCGATCGACGACAAGAGGCTCAACTTCCAGTTCGGCTGCGAGATCGGCTGGGAGATCGTCGACGGCCGGCTGGGGAGGATGATCAAGAACCCGACCTACACCGGGATCACACCCCGCTTCTGGGCGCAGCTGGACATGCTCGGTGGGGCGGCGGAGTGGGTGCATTGGGGCACCCCCAACTGCGGCAAGGGCCAGCCGATGCAGGTGGCCCACACCGGGCACTCGGCATCACCGGGCCGGTTCGCCGAGGTGAGGGTGGGGGTGCGGGGATGA
- a CDS encoding XdhC family protein produces MGLQDDVAVRDAWASEGRTVAAATVVAVEGSAPCPPGSRLLVSSAGDVHGSVSAGCVEGDVIAHAQEVIGGGPPRLLDYGISDDAAFEVGLACGGTIRVFVDRW; encoded by the coding sequence ATGGGGCTGCAAGACGACGTGGCGGTGCGGGATGCCTGGGCCTCAGAGGGCAGGACGGTGGCGGCGGCCACCGTGGTCGCCGTCGAAGGTTCTGCTCCGTGCCCGCCGGGGTCGCGCCTGCTGGTGTCGTCGGCGGGTGATGTGCACGGCTCGGTGAGCGCCGGATGCGTCGAGGGCGACGTCATCGCCCACGCTCAGGAGGTCATCGGCGGCGGCCCACCCCGGCTTCTCGACTACGGCATCTCCGACGACGCAGCCTTCGAGGTGGGCCTCGCCTGCGGCGGCACCATCCGGGTGTTCGTGGACCGCTGGTGA